A DNA window from Haliovirga abyssi contains the following coding sequences:
- a CDS encoding putative manganese-dependent inorganic diphosphatase encodes MKEKILVVGHKNPDSDSICSAIVYANLKEKLGLDTKPVRLGKINKETEFILNYFGVETPELIETIKPQLKDLRKGVKDVIREEDSLRKVIKLMTEKNYSSLAVVDSENRLKSMLHISEIADAYLEMGAIDIFKNYETTFENLWQALGKEASLVNGIYPKGIIRGNLRGVSELSKIKKGDIVITTLLSKNINNAEKAGAELIIICVDETDVIPDCNVKIPIVRVNNGIFKVFKRISESVPIKSILSDSKFIHFYTNDYIDDVEEIIDNSEQNNFPVVDENGKVVSTIRLKHIMNIEKNEVILVDHNEAPQSIDGIETAKILEIVDHHKFGNFETIEPLMIRAEPVGATSTVIYGLYKEAKIIPSKKMAGLMLSAILSDTLIFKSPTCTQKDINYAKELAKIADIDIESYGMKMLIAGTSLGDITPSEIINIDKKEFSMGKFNVAVAQVNSVDVEGVLEKRDELKKVINDEILEKNYDMFLFMITDIIRNGSKIVALGKAKELVTKGFNIELVEDEAWLDGVVSRKKQIIPFLMDASQMI; translated from the coding sequence ATGAAAGAGAAAATTTTAGTGGTAGGTCATAAAAATCCGGACAGCGATTCTATTTGTTCTGCAATAGTATATGCAAATTTAAAAGAAAAATTGGGACTTGATACAAAGCCGGTTAGATTAGGAAAAATAAATAAAGAAACAGAATTTATATTAAATTATTTCGGAGTAGAAACACCTGAATTAATAGAAACAATAAAACCACAATTAAAAGATTTGAGAAAAGGTGTGAAGGATGTAATAAGAGAAGAAGATTCATTGAGAAAAGTAATTAAATTAATGACAGAAAAAAATTACTCTAGTTTGGCTGTTGTAGATAGTGAAAATAGATTAAAAAGTATGCTTCATATTTCTGAAATTGCAGATGCATATTTGGAAATGGGAGCTATTGATATTTTTAAAAATTATGAAACAACTTTTGAAAATTTATGGCAAGCTCTAGGAAAAGAAGCTTCACTTGTTAATGGAATTTATCCAAAAGGGATAATAAGAGGAAATCTTAGAGGTGTATCTGAATTATCAAAAATTAAAAAAGGAGATATTGTTATTACAACATTATTATCGAAAAATATAAATAATGCTGAAAAAGCAGGTGCAGAATTAATAATAATATGTGTAGATGAAACAGATGTTATTCCAGATTGTAATGTGAAAATTCCTATTGTTAGAGTGAATAATGGAATTTTTAAAGTATTTAAAAGAATATCTGAATCAGTACCAATAAAATCAATATTATCTGATAGTAAATTTATACATTTTTACACAAATGATTATATTGATGATGTAGAAGAAATTATAGATAATAGCGAACAAAATAATTTTCCTGTAGTAGATGAAAATGGAAAAGTAGTTTCAACAATTCGTTTGAAACATATTATGAATATTGAAAAGAATGAAGTTATTTTAGTAGATCATAATGAAGCGCCACAGTCAATAGATGGGATTGAAACAGCTAAAATATTAGAAATAGTAGATCATCATAAATTTGGAAATTTTGAAACTATAGAGCCTTTAATGATAAGAGCAGAACCAGTAGGAGCAACATCTACAGTTATATATGGACTATATAAAGAAGCTAAAATCATTCCAAGTAAAAAGATGGCAGGGCTTATGTTAAGCGCAATATTATCAGATACACTTATTTTTAAGTCGCCTACTTGTACCCAAAAAGATATTAATTATGCAAAAGAATTAGCAAAAATAGCAGATATAGATATTGAAAGTTATGGAATGAAAATGTTAATAGCAGGAACTTCTTTAGGAGATATTACACCATCTGAAATTATAAATATAGATAAAAAAGAGTTTTCAATGGGAAAATTTAATGTTGCTGTAGCACAGGTAAATAGTGTTGATGTAGAAGGAGTTTTAGAAAAGAGAGATGAATTAAAAAAAGTTATAAATGATGAAATATTAGAAAAAAATTATGATATGTTTTTATTTATGATAACAGATATAATAAGAAACGGTTCAAAGATTGTAGCTTTAGGAAAAGCAAAAGAGTTAGTTACTAAAGGATTTAATATTGAGCTAGTTGAGGATGAAGCTTGGTTAGATGGAGTGGTATCTAGGAAAAAACAAATTATTCCATTTTTAATGGATGCAAGTCAAATGATATGA
- the acpS gene encoding holo-ACP synthase: MKILGIGNDIIEIYRIQEAIEKNSKLEKRVYTEKEIEYANSNRKYEVLAGRFAAKEAISKAFGTGIRGFKLTDIEILNDELGKPYVNLYGKLKEKYLGYNIMVTISHNKSNAISTAIISCE, from the coding sequence ATGAAAATACTTGGAATAGGAAATGATATAATTGAGATATATAGAATACAAGAAGCTATAGAAAAAAACAGTAAATTAGAAAAAAGAGTTTATACAGAAAAAGAGATTGAGTATGCTAATAGTAATAGAAAATATGAAGTGTTGGCTGGCAGATTTGCAGCAAAAGAAGCAATATCAAAAGCTTTTGGAACAGGGATAAGAGGATTTAAATTAACAGATATAGAGATATTAAATGATGAATTAGGGAAACCGTATGTTAATTTGTATGGTAAATTAAAAGAAAAATATTTAGGTTATAATATTATGGTAACAATATCTCATAATAAGAGTAATGCCATATCAACTGCTATAATTTCTTGTGAATAG